ACCACGCTCGGCGCGGACGCCCGGCTGCGGACCGTCCTGTCGCTCGGCGACCGGGCCGACACCACCGTCGTGCGCGACGGCAGGCGACTCTCCTGGCAGCGGCTGGACGACAGTTACGCGGGTGACGCCACGTACACCACCGGCGTCCCGCGCGACCAGCGGCACGCGGTCGGCACGACCGCCGAGCGCTACCGCGTGTACGGCTCCGCCGGCTGCTACGACCGCAGCCTGAAGACCGCGCAGGGCGTCCTGACGGAGGACCTGCGGCGCTGCTGACGCACGAGGCGAGGGCGGCCCGGTCGCCGGGCGCTCGAAGGGCCCGTCACCGCGCGCTCGAAGGGCCCGGTCGCATCTCGCGGCCGGGCTCTTCGGCGGGCACGCCCGTTCGTCAGGGGCACGCCGTTCCTCAGGGGCGTGTGGCCCGCTCCAGCTCCAGCAGGGCCGAGTAGTACGTGCGGCCCGTCCCGTGGTCCATGCCGATCTCGCACATCCGGTTCGCGGACAGATGCGCGTCGTACGCCCGCGAGGTCACCTCGGCCGCCTCGCGGGCCGTCGCCGACTCCGTCAGCTCGCGGTGCAGCATGCCGCGGTCGCCGGCGAAGGCACAGCAGCCCGCGTCGAGCGGCACGACCACCTCGTCGGCCACCGCCTCGGCCAGCGTGGTGAGCCGGTCCTCGTCGCCGAGGTGCCGCATCGAGCAGGTCGGGTGGACGACCGCCGAGCCGATGCGGCGGCGTACCTGGAGCCGGGGGAGGAGTTCGTCGGCTGCCCAGACCAGCGAGTCCACGATCTTCAGTTCCGCGTGCAACTCGCGGTTGTCCTCGGTGAGATACGGCACCACCTCGCGCGCGAGGCCGAGCGCGCAGGACGACGCGTCGACCACCAGCGGCAGCGTCCCGCCGGCCGTCCAGCCCCAGGCGGCCTCCACGATCCGGTTCGCCATCACCGCGTTGCCGCGCGCGTACCCCTTGGAGTGCCAGATCGTCGCGCAACACGTGCCCGCCACGTCGTCCGGGATCCACACCGGCCGGCCCGCCCGCGCCGACAGGCGCACCACGGCCTCCGGCAGCGAAGGCCCGTGCTGCCCCTCCGGCCCGTGCTGCCCCTCCGGCCCGCCGAAGATCCGGTTCACGCACGCCGGGTAGTACACGGCGAAGGCCGCGGGGCGGTGCGTGCGCGGCAGCCGCCGGGCCGCCGCGCCGGGGATCTCCGGCAGCCACTCCGGCACGAGGTCGGGCCGGACGGCCCTGCGGGCCAGGCCCGTCGCTGACTCCAGGAGCCGGTCGCCCACCGGCGCCGCGGCCGCCACCGCGAGCCGCGCGGCCGCCTCGACGCTCCGGAAATGCTTCGCGGCCAGTGCCGCGACGCGCTCCTCGCGCGGCGAGTGCCGTTCGTGCCGGAACTCCTTCATCAGAGCGCCCGTGTCGATGCCCACCGGGCAGGCCAGTGCGCAGGTCGAGTCGCCGGCGCAGGTGTCCACCGCGTCGTACCCGTACGCATGGAGCAGGCTCTCCGCCACCGGGGAGCCGTCCGCCTGCCGCATCATCTCGCGGCGCAGCACGATCCGTTGCCGCGGAGTGGTCGTCAGATCCCCGCTGGGGCAGGTGGGTTCGCAGAATCCGCACTCGATGCACGGGTCGGCGATCGCCTCCACCGCCGGGATGGTCTTCAGGCCCCGCAGGTGGGCCCGCGGGTTGCGGTCGAGCACGATCCGCGGGCCGAGCACCCCGTCCGGGTCGATGAGCTGTTTGGTCCGCCACATCAGTTCGGTGGCCCGCGGTCCCCATTCCAGTTCCAGGAACGGCGCGATGTTCCGCCCGGTGGCGTGCTCGGCCTTGAGCGACCCGTCGAAGCGCTCCACGGTCAGCCGGCAGAAGTCGTCCATGAACGCGGCGTACCGCTCGACGTCGGCCGGGTCGGCCGCGTCGAAGGCGAGCAGGAAGTGCAGGTTGCCGTGGGCCGCGTGGCCCGCCACGGCAGCGTCGAACCCGTGCCGCTCCTGGAGGGCCAGCAGCGCCTCGCAGGCCTCGGCCAACCGCTCCGGCGGCACGGCGAAGTCCTCGGTGATCAGCGTCGTACCGGACGGGCGCGAGCCGCCGACCGCCGTCACGAAGGCCTTGCGGGCCTTCCAGTACCCGGCGATCGTGCCGGGGTCGCGGGTGAAGGCGTTGTCGACGGAGGCGACCGGCGCGACGAGCCGCAGGCTCTCCATGACCTCCTTCGCCGCCTGCTCGTACGTCTCCTGGGCGGCCGTGTCCGGTGCGCGGAACTCGACCAGCAGCGCGGCCGTCTCCTTCGGCAGCTCCGCCCAGTCGGCGGGTACGCCGGGGACGCTGACCGAGGCCCGGAGCGTGTTGCCGTCCATCAGTTCCACGGCGAGGGCGCCGGCCTTGTTGAACCGGGGCACGGCGGCCGCCGCGGCCGGCAGCGAGGGGAAGAAGAGCAGCGCGGTGGAGACCTCGCGGTCCAGCGGCAGCGTGTCGAAGACGACCTCGGAGATGAAGCCGAAGGTGCCCTCCGAGCCGACCATGAGCCCGCGCAGGATCCGCACGGGAGTGTCGCCGTCCAGGAAGGCGTCCAGGCGGTAGCCGTTGGTGTTCTTGATGGTGTGCTTGGCGCGGATCCGGGCGGTGAGCTCGGCGTCGGCCTCGATCTCCGCCTTGAGCTCCATCAGCCCGGCGCACAACCGCGGCTCGGCGCGGGCCAGTTCGTCGTCGGCGGCCGGGTCTGCGGTGTCGACGACGGTGCCGCTCGGCAGCACGAAGGTGAGCGCGGCGAGCGTCCGGTACGAGTTCCGGGTCGTGCCGGCGGTCATGCCCGAGGCGTTGTTGGCGACGACCCCGCCGACCGTGCAGGCCATGGCGCTGGCCGGGTCCGGGCCGAGCACCCGGCCGTGCCGGGCGAGGGCCGCGTTGACACGGGCGACGATGGTGCCGGGCCGGACGCGGACCCGGGCGCCGTCTTCCAGGACCTGGACGCCCGCCCAGTGGCGGCGCACGTCGACCAGGATGTCCTCGCCCTGGGCCTGGCCGTTCAGGCTGGTGCCGGCGGCCCGGAACACCACCCCGCGGCCCTTGCCGTGCGCGTACGACAGCACGGCGGAGACGTCGTCGATGTC
This sequence is a window from Streptomyces sp. HUAS YS2. Protein-coding genes within it:
- a CDS encoding FAD-binding and (Fe-S)-binding domain-containing protein; translated protein: MPLLEPNPHALRPGRGRTPAPDRVPDLQARGTPGPLRDELTAVLGPGKVLSRISDLVRYASDASPYRFVPQVVVVAEDIDDVSAVLSYAHGKGRGVVFRAAGTSLNGQAQGEDILVDVRRHWAGVQVLEDGARVRVRPGTIVARVNAALARHGRVLGPDPASAMACTVGGVVANNASGMTAGTTRNSYRTLAALTFVLPSGTVVDTADPAADDELARAEPRLCAGLMELKAEIEADAELTARIRAKHTIKNTNGYRLDAFLDGDTPVRILRGLMVGSEGTFGFISEVVFDTLPLDREVSTALLFFPSLPAAAAAVPRFNKAGALAVELMDGNTLRASVSVPGVPADWAELPKETAALLVEFRAPDTAAQETYEQAAKEVMESLRLVAPVASVDNAFTRDPGTIAGYWKARKAFVTAVGGSRPSGTTLITEDFAVPPERLAEACEALLALQERHGFDAAVAGHAAHGNLHFLLAFDAADPADVERYAAFMDDFCRLTVERFDGSLKAEHATGRNIAPFLELEWGPRATELMWRTKQLIDPDGVLGPRIVLDRNPRAHLRGLKTIPAVEAIADPCIECGFCEPTCPSGDLTTTPRQRIVLRREMMRQADGSPVAESLLHAYGYDAVDTCAGDSTCALACPVGIDTGALMKEFRHERHSPREERVAALAAKHFRSVEAAARLAVAAAAPVGDRLLESATGLARRAVRPDLVPEWLPEIPGAAARRLPRTHRPAAFAVYYPACVNRIFGGPEGQHGPEGQHGPSLPEAVVRLSARAGRPVWIPDDVAGTCCATIWHSKGYARGNAVMANRIVEAAWGWTAGGTLPLVVDASSCALGLAREVVPYLTEDNRELHAELKIVDSLVWAADELLPRLQVRRRIGSAVVHPTCSMRHLGDEDRLTTLAEAVADEVVVPLDAGCCAFAGDRGMLHRELTESATAREAAEVTSRAYDAHLSANRMCEIGMDHGTGRTYYSALLELERATRP